A stretch of the Fusobacterium varium genome encodes the following:
- a CDS encoding anthranilate synthase — translation MKKPIIGITSAHEKEEGLRNYHRTTVSIDYTKAVVAGGGIPVVIPVTDDIEVIKAQLELLDGLLLSGGADLNPFLYGQDFKEGINVISPERDKCEMIIVEEFLKTKKPILGICRGHQILNIYFNGTLFQDLRYYGKEAQKHRQDLYPELATHRVNIIEEDNILFELYGKEIATNSFHHQIIDKIGEGLTTIAVTNDGIIEAFQMKAHKFLYGIQWHPEMMTARGNTEMKKIFEKFVASCEVE, via the coding sequence ATGAAAAAGCCTATAATTGGGATAACTTCAGCTCATGAGAAGGAAGAAGGGTTAAGAAACTATCATAGAACTACAGTAAGTATAGATTATACTAAAGCGGTAGTAGCAGGGGGAGGAATACCAGTAGTTATTCCTGTTACTGATGACATAGAAGTAATAAAGGCACAACTTGAACTTTTAGATGGATTACTTTTATCAGGGGGAGCAGATTTGAATCCATTTCTCTATGGACAGGATTTTAAAGAGGGAATAAATGTAATTTCGCCTGAAAGAGATAAATGTGAAATGATTATAGTTGAAGAATTTTTGAAAACTAAAAAACCAATATTAGGAATATGCAGAGGACACCAAATTTTAAATATCTACTTCAATGGAACATTATTTCAAGACTTAAGATATTATGGAAAGGAAGCTCAAAAACATAGACAGGATCTTTATCCTGAACTGGCTACTCATAGAGTAAATATTATTGAAGAGGACAACATACTTTTTGAGCTGTATGGTAAAGAGATAGCTACTAACTCATTCCATCATCAGATTATAGACAAAATAGGAGAAGGACTGACTACAATAGCTGTAACTAATGATGGAATAATAGAAGCATTTCAAATGAAAGCTCATAAATTCCTTTATGGAATTCAATGGCATCCTGAAATGATGACTGCTAGGGGAAATACAGAAATGAAAAAAATATTTGAAAAATTTGTGGCAAGTTGTGAGGTAGAATAA
- a CDS encoding putative amidohydrolase, giving the protein MQIFKNARIHSFNSENTIYETMAIENGKIVSIGNTEDVLERFKEREDKEIIDLKGKTVIPGFNDSHVHFMNYGYTGKKIRLNECKSIEELIVLGKKTLPYGGWILGRGWNQDLFLGEKRIPEKRDLDKISKDVPVCYTRACGHVAVINSKAMELCGITPETECFGGDIDYDKGVFTENALYLVYSHISKLSLEEMKNIILETQEKFLAMGITSVQTDDFESFPDKDFKKVIQAYEELEREKKLKIRVYEQGLMPTKGRIKELAGHKYFTGTGDERFKMGPIKLLLDGSLGGKTALLQLPYEGEDNNRGVVTYTQEEFDEIVKYADSLEYQIAVHAIGDGAVKMALDSFEKLPALNRKRHGIVHCQITTMELIDRIKELDIIVYIQPIFLDYDLHIVEDRVGYKRSLESYIWKTMLNKGIKLCFGSDAPVDSADVIKAIHCAVNRQDMNFYPKDGWLPNERISVEEAVRCYTLNSAYASFEENKKGSLEIGKLADFVVLDRDIFTIDKSEILSTKIDSTVIGGEILYINI; this is encoded by the coding sequence ATGCAGATATTTAAGAATGCAAGAATACATTCTTTTAATTCTGAAAATACTATATACGAAACAATGGCTATAGAAAACGGAAAAATAGTGTCTATAGGGAATACAGAAGATGTATTGGAGAGATTTAAAGAAAGAGAAGACAAAGAAATCATTGATTTAAAAGGAAAAACTGTAATACCAGGATTTAATGATAGTCATGTACATTTCATGAATTATGGATATACAGGAAAAAAGATAAGATTAAATGAATGTAAAAGTATAGAAGAACTTATTGTACTTGGGAAAAAAACTTTACCTTATGGGGGTTGGATATTAGGAAGAGGATGGAATCAGGATCTTTTCTTGGGGGAGAAGAGAATACCTGAAAAAAGAGATTTAGATAAAATATCCAAAGATGTACCAGTGTGTTATACAAGAGCTTGTGGCCATGTGGCAGTAATTAACAGCAAAGCTATGGAATTATGTGGTATAACACCTGAAACAGAATGTTTTGGTGGAGATATAGATTATGACAAGGGTGTATTTACAGAAAATGCATTGTATCTTGTTTATTCACATATTTCTAAACTTTCACTTGAGGAAATGAAAAATATAATATTGGAAACTCAGGAAAAATTTTTAGCAATGGGGATAACATCAGTACAGACAGATGATTTTGAATCATTTCCAGATAAAGACTTTAAAAAAGTGATACAAGCATATGAAGAATTAGAGAGAGAGAAAAAACTTAAAATAAGAGTTTATGAACAGGGGCTTATGCCTACAAAAGGCAGAATAAAAGAACTTGCTGGGCATAAATACTTTACTGGAACTGGTGATGAAAGATTTAAAATGGGACCGATAAAACTTTTACTGGATGGATCACTGGGAGGAAAAACAGCTTTACTGCAGCTGCCTTATGAAGGGGAAGATAACAACAGGGGAGTAGTAACATATACACAGGAAGAATTTGATGAAATAGTGAAATATGCAGATTCATTGGAGTATCAGATAGCAGTGCATGCTATAGGAGATGGAGCTGTAAAAATGGCATTAGACAGCTTTGAGAAACTTCCTGCTCTCAATAGAAAAAGGCATGGAATAGTACATTGTCAAATAACAACAATGGAACTTATAGACAGAATAAAAGAATTAGATATTATAGTATATATTCAGCCAATATTTCTGGATTATGATTTACATATAGTGGAAGACAGAGTTGGATATAAAAGAAGCTTGGAATCATATATCTGGAAAACTATGCTGAATAAAGGAATAAAACTCTGCTTTGGTTCAGATGCTCCAGTAGATAGTGCAGATGTAATAAAAGCAATACATTGTGCTGTGAACAGACAGGATATGAATTTTTATCCAAAGGATGGCTGGCTTCCAAATGAAAGAATATCTGTAGAAGAGGCAGTGAGATGTTATACATTAAATAGTGCTTATGCATCTTTTGAGGAAAATAAGAAAGGAAGTTTAGAAATAGGTAAATTGGCAGATTTTGTTGTATTGGATAGAGATATATTTACTATTGATAAAAGTGAGATACTTTCTACTAAAATTGATTCAACAGTCATTGGTGGAGAGATTCTATATATAAATATTTAA
- a CDS encoding autotransporter: MIKEMEKALKRYLKGKNRITMGVVVAFLLGSSFAFGDVTVKYEGSTIKILDKSGNVTEIGTVTKNSANEFTWTLPEGVDISETVKIDNTVNANNIKVNIVNNENIESSGNQDYTGNGILSHSDSGTSTIGNITNNGTISGSIKNAEYGGNGVFCFSETSSSIIGNIINYGSIIGSDPGGGGYTGNGIFCYSETSSSRIRKIENYGIISGSANTGDYAGNGIHSYSNLSSIIENIINYGSIRINTGNVGHGIHSFSETSNSTIRDIKNYGVISVNGYTLGNGIFSSSNSSSSTIGNITNNGIIIANNRSDYFAGNAIFSFASSNSIIGNTTNYGIISGNSGSGSEEYTGCGISSYSSKEASAIGDITNYGSISGSSNGGDNSGNGIFSYSTKGASAIGDIKNYGIISGNSDGGEHSENGISSYSNSGSSTIESISNSGVIMGSANGIYISGDSNSGIANYNNYGLVIGQMPVLVDKDGSGTNTFTNPEGQGMAITLDADVYGNITSIKSIACGNGTGENTEGYTIINTVLRDSSGNIVPNGGVDAYNEYENNENISNSIINGAGYDKDNGTVTVKAGNFTLNGGIINAYKTAVTVKDGASFTGTDVTINGGGLDRTTPVISGDSGANTVNISGNSFINGKIDLGDGDDILSIGNSTQINGDIDGGTGNGDILNFGSAVSRAVGNDNINLFHKISNMENININQKVTVFETSEITGAKDINIGKNGELVLRIDGTNSNKHALSNGNSSGTIDSDGGKLLLVLNGVSDGSTIDMGIKLGDGIYGVENPDIKYRDLFTLETTSYLHSISKTSDTEIKVETKSTLPLSMPEYTNYEKLNKIYQSMRAVDGIKEFNADTNEKFSSFMGYLNDIYAGNPYSYSSELSRKSMGMFRDIVTENSFKADTGKWMIYGGLTHIDGGTKDTYYGKGYYTYDIGSSDIDADTKITGAYMLGEYGVSDGFKAGVVVGGNKLKSDLSNDSKVDGDALYIGGYAKKYLGNLKVTAGAGFQYGDYDADRMAINNVASAKAEPVMKYSDSYNDLTYDIYLNGRYSHNIGDNLYLEPYGTLSYTYVKQDGADEGNKTLAIETDSQSFDYTSAKVGLDLKKVIPHEKGKSTLSVGVSYTRLLNGADEEYITGRFKGGSGFDILVAHKNEHSLGLNAKYTLELENGILFDVKGSYAVERDSHNQSGKNKTKGEWIVGTGLGYKF, translated from the coding sequence ATGATTAAAGAAATGGAGAAAGCTTTAAAAAGATATCTAAAGGGAAAGAATAGAATAACAATGGGAGTGGTAGTAGCTTTTTTATTGGGAAGCAGTTTTGCATTTGGAGATGTTACAGTAAAATATGAAGGCTCAACTATTAAAATACTAGATAAATCGGGGAATGTTACAGAAATTGGAACAGTAACAAAAAATTCTGCTAATGAATTTACCTGGACATTACCTGAAGGAGTAGATATAAGTGAAACTGTAAAAATAGATAATACAGTAAATGCAAATAATATTAAAGTAAATATAGTGAATAATGAAAATATAGAGAGTTCTGGAAATCAAGATTATACAGGAAATGGGATTCTTTCTCATTCTGATAGTGGAACTAGTACAATAGGAAATATAACAAATAATGGAACCATTAGTGGTAGTATTAAAAATGCAGAATATGGAGGAAATGGAGTTTTTTGTTTCTCTGAAACCTCAAGCAGTATAATAGGAAATATAATAAATTATGGTAGCATTATTGGTAGTGATCCAGGAGGCGGAGGTTATACAGGAAATGGAATTTTTTGCTATTCTGAAACTTCAAGTAGTAGAATAAGAAAAATAGAAAATTATGGAATTATTAGTGGAAGTGCTAATACTGGAGATTATGCAGGAAATGGAATTCATTCTTATTCTAATCTTTCAAGTATAATAGAAAATATAATAAATTATGGAAGTATTAGAATAAATACTGGTAATGTAGGGCATGGAATTCATTCTTTTTCTGAAACTTCAAACAGTACAATAAGAGATATAAAAAACTACGGAGTTATTAGTGTAAATGGTTATACTTTAGGAAATGGAATTTTTTCTAGTTCTAATTCTTCTAGTTCTACTATAGGGAATATAACAAATAACGGAATTATTATTGCAAATAATCGTAGTGATTATTTCGCAGGAAATGCAATCTTCTCTTTTGCTTCTTCAAACAGTATAATAGGAAATACAACAAATTATGGAATTATTAGCGGAAACAGTGGTAGTGGTAGTGAAGAATATACAGGATGTGGAATTTCTTCTTATTCTTCTAAGGAGGCTAGTGCAATAGGAGATATAACAAATTATGGAAGCATAAGTGGAAGCAGTAATGGTGGGGATAATTCAGGAAATGGGATATTTTCTTATTCTACGAAGGGAGCTAGTGCAATAGGGGATATAAAAAACTATGGAATTATTAGTGGAAATAGTGATGGTGGAGAGCATTCAGAAAATGGAATTTCTTCTTATTCTAATTCTGGCTCATCAACAATAGAATCAATTTCAAATTCTGGGGTTATAATGGGAAGTGCAAATGGAATATATATTAGTGGAGACTCTAATTCAGGAATTGCTAACTACAATAACTATGGACTTGTAATAGGACAGATGCCAGTTTTAGTTGATAAGGATGGTTCAGGAACTAATACTTTCACTAATCCTGAAGGACAGGGAATGGCTATAACTCTTGACGCAGATGTATATGGAAATATTACTTCTATCAAATCTATTGCTTGTGGAAACGGAACTGGAGAAAATACAGAAGGATATACTATAATAAATACAGTCTTAAGAGATAGTTCAGGAAATATAGTTCCAAATGGTGGAGTGGACGCATACAATGAATATGAAAATAATGAAAATATTTCAAATTCTATTATCAATGGAGCTGGATATGATAAAGATAATGGAACAGTAACAGTAAAAGCAGGTAATTTCACTCTTAATGGTGGAATTATTAATGCCTATAAAACTGCTGTTACAGTTAAAGATGGAGCTTCATTTACTGGTACAGATGTAACAATCAATGGTGGTGGCTTAGATAGAACTACTCCTGTTATTTCTGGAGATTCAGGAGCTAATACAGTAAATATATCTGGAAATTCTTTTATCAATGGAAAAATTGATTTAGGAGATGGAGATGATATTTTATCTATTGGAAATTCCACTCAAATAAATGGAGATATAGATGGTGGAACAGGTAATGGAGATATTCTTAATTTTGGTTCAGCCGTTTCCAGAGCAGTGGGAAATGATAATATAAATCTTTTCCATAAAATATCAAATATGGAAAACATAAATATAAACCAGAAAGTAACTGTATTTGAAACTTCTGAAATTACAGGAGCAAAAGATATTAATATTGGTAAAAACGGTGAGCTTGTATTAAGAATAGATGGAACAAATAGTAATAAACATGCACTTTCGAATGGAAATAGTAGTGGAACAATAGATTCAGATGGTGGAAAACTTCTTCTTGTGCTTAATGGAGTATCTGATGGAAGTACAATAGATATGGGAATAAAACTTGGAGATGGAATATATGGAGTGGAAAATCCAGATATTAAATATAGAGATTTATTTACTTTAGAAACAACTTCATATTTACACTCCATTAGCAAAACTAGTGATACAGAAATAAAAGTTGAAACTAAATCTACACTTCCACTATCAATGCCTGAATATACAAATTATGAGAAATTAAATAAAATATATCAAAGTATGAGGGCTGTAGATGGTATAAAAGAATTTAATGCAGATACTAATGAAAAATTCTCATCTTTTATGGGATATTTAAATGACATCTATGCAGGAAATCCATACTCATATTCTTCTGAATTATCAAGAAAATCAATGGGAATGTTCAGAGATATAGTTACTGAAAATTCATTTAAAGCAGATACAGGAAAATGGATGATATATGGCGGACTTACTCATATAGATGGAGGAACTAAAGATACATATTATGGAAAAGGATACTATACTTATGATATAGGAAGTTCTGATATAGATGCAGATACAAAAATCACAGGAGCATATATGCTTGGAGAGTATGGAGTATCTGATGGCTTTAAAGCTGGAGTAGTAGTTGGAGGAAACAAGCTTAAATCTGATTTGTCTAATGACTCAAAAGTTGATGGAGATGCGCTGTATATTGGAGGATATGCTAAGAAGTATCTTGGAAATCTAAAAGTAACAGCAGGAGCAGGATTCCAGTATGGAGATTATGATGCTGATAGAATGGCAATAAATAATGTGGCTTCTGCTAAAGCAGAACCAGTGATGAAATATTCTGACAGTTACAATGATTTGACTTATGATATTTATCTAAATGGAAGATATTCACATAATATTGGAGATAATCTATACTTAGAACCTTATGGAACACTGTCATATACATATGTAAAACAGGATGGAGCAGATGAGGGAAATAAAACTTTAGCAATAGAAACAGATTCACAATCATTTGATTATACATCAGCTAAAGTGGGATTAGACCTTAAAAAAGTGATACCACATGAAAAAGGAAAGAGTACATTATCAGTTGGAGTAAGCTATACAAGACTGCTTAATGGCGCAGATGAAGAATATATCACAGGAAGATTTAAAGGTGGAAGCGGCTTTGATATCTTAGTAGCTCATAAGAATGAACATAGCTTAGGATTGAATGCTAAATATACACTTGAACTGGAAAATGGAATCTTGTTTGATGTAAAGGGAAGCTATGCAGTAGAAAGAGATTCACATAACCAATCTGGAAAGAATAAGACAAAAGGTGAATGGATAGTAGGAACAGGATTGGGTTATAAGTTCTAA
- a CDS encoding putative Na+/alanine symporter: MLAYFEALVNFLWGLPIIVIILGTGFYFTFKTGFFQVFHLKHIFSETICKIIKKGNKAEGEGKGLITPFEAVATAIGGSVGVGNIGGVATAMAVGGPGSLFWLWIAAFVGMILKMAEVSLGVYYREKDEKGDPYGGPTYYMEKGLGEEKGHKWWLIPAAIFGGGIFSTFFITVQNYTVSEAVSAAFGIKIIYASIIYIVCNYILIIGGIKSLGKLAGKIVPFMCIFYVGAALYIVAINIGNLPATLGLVFKGAFTGTAAAGGFAGAAFSQVMRIGMARSVFSNEAGWGSSPMIHASAQTDHPIKQGLWGAFEVFIDTIVVCTLTCLVIIITGVWSSGATGATLTLNAFATGMGSASKIFIATGIFLFGVTTSSGWYAYYEIILRHLMKSSPKLKDGILKFYKIFYPVPGFVMVVMATTIGMPGSTVWLFADFTTAVPTFINIAVMLSLSGTFFKLFKDYKTKYILKEEVKPEDKIKLFYEED, translated from the coding sequence ATGTTGGCGTATTTTGAAGCTTTGGTTAATTTCTTATGGGGATTACCTATAATAGTAATCATCTTAGGAACTGGATTTTATTTTACTTTTAAAACTGGATTTTTCCAAGTATTTCATCTTAAACATATTTTCTCAGAAACTATATGTAAGATAATTAAAAAAGGAAATAAGGCTGAGGGAGAGGGAAAAGGGCTTATAACTCCTTTTGAAGCAGTTGCAACAGCAATTGGAGGTTCTGTAGGTGTAGGAAATATAGGTGGAGTTGCTACAGCTATGGCAGTAGGAGGACCGGGATCACTTTTCTGGCTTTGGATAGCAGCTTTTGTAGGAATGATATTAAAAATGGCAGAAGTATCTCTAGGAGTTTACTATAGAGAAAAAGATGAAAAAGGAGATCCATATGGAGGACCTACATATTATATGGAAAAAGGTCTTGGAGAAGAAAAAGGTCATAAATGGTGGCTTATACCTGCTGCTATATTTGGTGGTGGAATATTCTCTACATTCTTCATAACAGTACAAAACTATACAGTATCAGAAGCTGTAAGTGCAGCATTTGGTATTAAAATAATTTATGCAAGTATCATATATATTGTATGTAACTATATTCTTATTATTGGAGGAATAAAATCTCTAGGAAAACTAGCTGGAAAAATAGTTCCTTTTATGTGTATATTCTATGTTGGAGCAGCACTTTATATAGTTGCTATAAATATTGGAAATCTTCCTGCAACACTAGGACTTGTATTTAAAGGAGCTTTTACTGGAACAGCAGCAGCTGGAGGATTTGCTGGAGCAGCTTTCAGTCAGGTAATGAGAATTGGTATGGCAAGATCAGTATTCAGTAATGAAGCAGGATGGGGTAGTTCTCCAATGATCCATGCTTCTGCACAGACTGATCATCCTATCAAGCAAGGACTATGGGGAGCATTTGAAGTATTTATTGATACAATTGTAGTTTGTACTTTAACTTGTCTTGTTATAATTATCACAGGTGTATGGAGCAGTGGAGCAACTGGAGCTACTCTTACTCTAAATGCTTTTGCAACTGGGATGGGATCAGCAAGTAAAATATTCATAGCAACTGGAATATTCCTGTTTGGAGTAACTACTTCATCTGGATGGTATGCTTACTATGAAATTATTTTAAGACACCTTATGAAATCATCTCCTAAGTTAAAAGATGGAATATTAAAGTTCTATAAAATATTCTATCCAGTACCAGGATTTGTAATGGTGGTTATGGCGACTACTATTGGAATGCCAGGATCAACTGTATGGTTGTTTGCTGACTTTACAACAGCAGTGCCAACATTTATTAATATAGCTGTTATGCTTTCATTAAGTGGAACTTTCTTTAAATTATTTAAAGATTATAAAACTAAATATATTTTGAAAGAGGAAGTTAAACCTGAAGATAAAATAAAATTATTCTATGAAGAAGATTAA